A genomic window from Vitis riparia cultivar Riparia Gloire de Montpellier isolate 1030 chromosome 16, EGFV_Vit.rip_1.0, whole genome shotgun sequence includes:
- the LOC117933964 gene encoding pentatricopeptide repeat-containing protein At5g46680-like: MVCRFSTKLLNICIASLCKVGQLEKAEAVVIDGIRLGLLPDVVTYNTLLSAYSRFVGIDAAYSVIHRMKEAGISPDVITYNSLIAAATKRCLLSRSLDLFEEMLRTGIRPDVWSYNSLMHCFFKLGKPDEANRVFQDIILTNLLPSSSTFNIMINGLCNNGYTGYALSLYRYLQRQGFVPELVTYNILINGLCKSRKLNAARRILRELGESGNVPDAITYTTVMKCCFRSRQFEQGFEIFSEMKSKGYAFDAFSYCAVIAALTKTGRLEEANDIMEQMARSDIDLDIVSYNTVMNLYCRNGKLEATYKLLDEIEEHGLECDEYTHTILIDGLCKAGNVEGALRHLKNMTKMGFDSTLVAQNCVIDGLCKVGQLDHAIKMFASMEDIQAKRGGSSQKSDWLGYYIIDTVFVLSLGAGSGNSLMLKSTHLLWAFFGFSLVEHL; this comes from the exons ATGGTTTGTAGATTTTCAACTAAGTTGTTAAATATATGCATAGCTTCTCTTTGTAAAGTTGGGCAATTGGAGAAAGCAGAAGCAGTTGTAATTGATGGTATAAGGTTAGGATTGCTACCAGATGTGGTGACTTATAATACATTGCTTTCTGCATATAGTCGGTTTGTTGGCATTGATGCCGCTTATTCTGTTATTCATAGAATGAAAGAAGCTGGAATAAGTCCGGACGTGATTACTTATAATTCTTTGATAGCTGCTGCCACCAAGCGTTGCCTACTATCACGATCCCTGGATCTGTTTGAAGAAATGCTTCGAACGGGTATCCGGCCAGATGTGTGGAGTTACAATTCTTTGATGCATTGTTTCTTTAAATTAGGAAAACCAGATGAAGCCaatagagtttttcaagacATTATCTTGACCAACCTTTTACCTTCTTCAAGCACATTTAACATCATGATTAATGGCCTATGCAACAATGGCTACACTGGTTATGCCCTTAGTTTATACAGATATTTACAGCGTCAGGGATTTGTTCCTGAATTAGTAACATATAACATTCTTATTAATGGGCTTTGCAAGTCTCGTAAGTTGAATGCAGCAAGAAGGATCCTCAGGGAGCTTGGGGAATCAGGGAATGTGCCAGATGCCATTACCTACACTACAGTTATGAAATGCTGCTTTAGATCTAGGCAGTTTGAACAAGGGTTTGAGATCTTCTCAGAGATGAAGAGTAAAGGGTATGCTTTTGATGCCTTTTCATACTGTGCAGTCATTGCAGCATTAACTAAGACGGGTAGGTTAGAAGAGGCAAATGACATCATGGAGCAGATGGCGAGGAGTGACATTGATCTTGATATAGTGTCATACAACACTGTTATGAACCTGTATTGTAGGAATGGTAAGTTGGAAGCCACTTATAAATTACTGGATGAGATAGAGGAACATGGGTTGGAATGTGATGAGTATACACACACAATTCTGATTGATGGGTTGTGCAAGGCAGGTAATGTCGAAGGGGCTCTGCGTCATCTGAAGAATATGACCAAAATGGGCTTTGATTCAACCTTGGTTGCTCAGAACTGTGTGATTGATGGATTGTGTAAAGTTGGTCAGCTTGATCACGCAATCAAGATGTTTGCATCAATGGAG GATATACAAGCGAAGCGAGGAGGCTCAAGTCAAAAATCCGATTGGCTAGGATATTACATTATTGATACGGTTTTTGTGCTTTCACTAGGTGCTGGAAGCGGAAATAGCTTAATGTTGAAATCAACTCATCTTTTATGGGCATTCTTTGGATTCAGTCTTGTTGAACACTTGTAA